The Lentimicrobiaceae bacterium genome window below encodes:
- a CDS encoding universal stress protein translates to MKNILVPVDFSDLSLEVINKAAEIAFAFKSKIWLIHIASLPPAFVGFDMVSPADQTYQDEDLQQQERELQLLEKHVQDKGLDARALLVKGLIVDSILEQAEKVESDLIVMGSHNHGFFYKTFLGSVSEGVMRKSKIPVLIVPEKE, encoded by the coding sequence ATGAAAAATATTCTTGTGCCGGTAGATTTTTCCGATTTGTCGCTGGAAGTTATTAACAAAGCTGCTGAGATAGCCTTTGCCTTTAAAAGTAAAATATGGTTAATCCATATTGCTTCCCTTCCTCCTGCTTTTGTTGGTTTTGATATGGTATCACCTGCCGATCAAACATATCAGGATGAAGATTTGCAACAGCAGGAAAGAGAATTACAACTGCTGGAAAAGCATGTTCAAGACAAAGGGTTGGATGCAAGAGCTTTGTTGGTAAAAGGACTTATTGTAGATAGTATTCTGGAACAGGCTGAAAAAGTGGAGTCTGACCTTATTGTTATGGGTTCGCACAATCATGGATTTTTCTACAAAACTTTTTTGGGTAGTGTAAGCGAAGGTGTGATGCGGAAGTCGAAAATCCCGGTGTTGATTGTTCCCGAAAAGGAATAA
- a CDS encoding YgiQ family radical SAM protein yields the protein MLHRGWNEVDVVLITGDAYVDHPSFGTAVVSRVIEKEGLRVAIVPQPNWQDDLRDFRKFGKPKLFFGVASGNMDSMVNHYTANKRLRSDDAFTPGGNAGFRPDYAAYVYTRICKQLYPDVPVVLGGIEASLRRLTHYDYWSNSLKPSILTDTGADLLIYGMGERPLVALLNELKSGKPFAELTNIPQTAYLTENKTVAQNFHESIELPAHEVCVKDKKAFALAFRLTEQESNRWQVKHILQAVGEKVVAVNPPFPPMEETELDAVYDLPFTRLPHPKYAKRGTIPAYEMIRHSVNIHRGCFGGCSFCTISAHQGKFITSRSEASVLREAEAITRMPDFKGYITDLGGPSANMYRMKGFDTALCKKCGRASCIFPSVCKNLNFDHQPLTALYRKVAVLPQIKKVTIGSGIRYDLLAGKSDEENRRFGLREYTRQVIVHHVSGRLKVAPEHTADSVLQIMRKPSFRLFHDFKKQFDAINRENGLNQQLIPYFISSHPGCSLENMAELAVETKTLGYKLEQVQDLTPTPMTLASVMYYTGLDPYTIKPVYVAKNREDKLNQQRFFFWYKPENKAWIRATLKKLRKEELLRKLF from the coding sequence ATGCTCCACCGTGGCTGGAACGAAGTGGATGTCGTCCTTATCACCGGCGATGCCTATGTGGATCACCCCTCTTTCGGGACGGCTGTGGTAAGTCGTGTTATTGAAAAAGAAGGCCTTCGCGTGGCAATAGTCCCTCAACCCAACTGGCAGGACGACCTGCGTGATTTCCGTAAATTCGGCAAGCCTAAACTGTTCTTTGGTGTTGCTTCCGGCAACATGGACTCAATGGTAAATCATTACACCGCCAACAAACGCCTTCGTTCCGACGATGCTTTTACTCCGGGTGGCAATGCCGGTTTCCGTCCCGATTATGCAGCTTACGTCTACACACGCATCTGTAAACAACTTTACCCGGATGTTCCGGTGGTGCTTGGCGGTATAGAAGCGTCGCTGCGACGACTTACCCATTACGATTACTGGAGCAACAGCCTGAAACCTTCTATTCTGACAGATACCGGTGCCGACCTGCTGATTTATGGCATGGGCGAGCGACCACTGGTTGCCCTCTTAAACGAATTAAAATCCGGGAAACCCTTTGCAGAACTTACCAATATTCCGCAAACGGCTTACCTTACTGAAAATAAAACGGTAGCTCAGAACTTCCACGAAAGCATAGAACTTCCTGCACATGAAGTTTGTGTAAAGGATAAAAAAGCTTTTGCCCTGGCTTTTCGGCTTACCGAACAGGAATCGAACCGCTGGCAGGTTAAGCATATTCTGCAAGCTGTTGGCGAGAAAGTTGTTGCTGTGAATCCACCTTTTCCCCCCATGGAAGAAACCGAACTGGATGCCGTTTACGACTTGCCGTTTACCCGTCTTCCACACCCAAAATATGCCAAAAGAGGTACCATTCCGGCTTACGAGATGATACGCCATTCGGTAAATATCCACCGAGGATGCTTTGGCGGATGCAGCTTTTGCACCATTTCGGCACACCAGGGAAAATTTATTACCAGCCGTTCGGAAGCATCCGTTCTGCGCGAGGCAGAAGCCATTACCAGGATGCCAGATTTTAAAGGTTATATCACCGACCTGGGTGGCCCGTCGGCAAATATGTACCGGATGAAAGGCTTTGATACGGCACTATGTAAAAAGTGCGGCAGGGCTTCCTGTATTTTCCCTTCCGTTTGTAAAAATCTGAATTTCGATCATCAACCTCTTACCGCATTGTATCGTAAGGTAGCTGTGCTTCCGCAGATAAAGAAGGTTACCATCGGCAGCGGTATACGCTACGACCTGCTCGCCGGTAAAAGTGATGAAGAAAACCGGCGTTTCGGACTGAGGGAATATACCCGCCAGGTGATTGTACATCATGTTTCGGGAAGACTGAAAGTGGCTCCCGAGCATACCGCCGACAGTGTATTGCAAATCATGCGAAAGCCTTCGTTCCGGCTTTTTCATGACTTTAAAAAACAATTCGATGCCATCAACCGCGAAAACGGGCTAAACCAGCAACTGATTCCTTATTTTATTTCGAGCCATCCGGGTTGCAGTCTCGAAAATATGGCAGAACTTGCTGTGGAAACAAAAACTTTAGGGTATAAACTGGAACAGGTACAGGATTTAACGCCAACCCCCATGACCCTTGCTTCAGTAATGTATTACACCGGACTGGACCCCTACACGATAAAACCCGTGTACGTGGCAAAAAACCGGGAGGATAAACTGAACCAACAACGATTTTTCTTTTGGTACAAACCGGAAAACAAAGCCTGGATAAGGGCTACCCTTAAAAAGCTCCGGAAAGAAGAACTCCTCCGAAAACTGTTTTGA